The following proteins are encoded in a genomic region of Clostridium kluyveri:
- a CDS encoding sigma-70 family RNA polymerase sigma factor has translation MKKINLKDYYAHISVDIYIDIPDEVFNIFEEYRKAEQAYQSKVYYHKAYYSLDRGDGIEHSALFVSCSPDEIYERKLTREQLHAAIATLPDKQAKRIYAHYFLGMSKTAIAKAEGVNKSQVTRSINQGLSHLEKYLKNVL, from the coding sequence ATGAAAAAAATAAATCTAAAAGATTACTATGCTCATATAAGCGTAGACATATATATTGATATTCCTGATGAAGTATTTAACATTTTTGAAGAATACCGCAAAGCAGAGCAAGCCTATCAAAGCAAAGTATATTACCACAAAGCATACTACTCTCTTGACCGTGGTGACGGCATTGAACACAGTGCCTTGTTTGTTTCCTGCTCGCCCGATGAAATTTACGAGCGTAAGCTCACAAGGGAACAGCTTCACGCTGCCATTGCCACCTTGCCCGATAAGCAGGCAAAACGTATTTATGCTCACTACTTTTTAGGAATGAGTAAAACGGCTATTGCTAAAGCCGAGGGAGTAAACAAAAGCCAAGTAACACGGTCAATTAACCAAGGATTATCGCATCTTGAAAAATATTTAAAAAATGTCTTGTGA